A single genomic interval of Nocardioides nitrophenolicus harbors:
- the atpA gene encoding F0F1 ATP synthase subunit alpha, with protein MTELSIRPDEIRDALAKYVADFQPAAASKEEVGTVASAADGIARVSGLPSAMANELLEFEDGTLGLALNLEDREIGVVILGDFDKIEEGQTVRRTGEILSVPVGEGYLGRVVDPLGKPIDGLGEIATEGRRALELQAPGVMARKSVHEPLATGIKAIDSMTPIGRGQRQLIIGDRATGKTTVAIDTIINQKQNWESGDPTKQVRCIYVAIGQKGSTIASVRGALEEAGALEYTTIVAAPASDSAGFKYLAPYTGSAIGQHWMYAGKHVLIVFDDLTKQAEAYRAVSLLLRRPPGREAYPGDVFYLHSRLLERCAKLSDELGAGSMTGLPIIETKANDVSAFIPTNVISITDGQIFLQSDLFAANQRPAIDVGISVSRVGGAAMTKAMKAVTGSLKVDLAQYRAMEAFAMFASDLDAASKQQLARGQRLMALLKQPAYSPYPLADMTVSLWLGTSGRLDAVDTGDVLRFEREFLDYLHRSHDGILAAIRETQKFEDEDGLAAAYDSFLSQFETSDGGSIKVGHEPEAEALADDELEQEQIVKQKRG; from the coding sequence AGATCCGCGACGCCCTCGCCAAGTACGTCGCTGACTTCCAGCCCGCGGCCGCGAGCAAGGAAGAGGTCGGCACCGTCGCCTCCGCCGCGGACGGCATCGCCCGCGTGTCGGGCCTCCCGTCGGCCATGGCCAACGAGCTCCTCGAGTTCGAGGACGGCACGCTCGGCCTCGCGCTGAACCTCGAGGACCGCGAGATCGGTGTCGTCATCCTCGGTGACTTCGACAAGATCGAGGAGGGCCAGACGGTCCGCCGCACCGGTGAGATCCTCTCCGTCCCCGTGGGCGAGGGCTACCTCGGCCGCGTGGTCGACCCGCTCGGCAAGCCGATCGACGGCCTCGGCGAGATCGCCACCGAGGGTCGCCGCGCCCTCGAGCTGCAGGCCCCCGGCGTGATGGCCCGCAAGTCGGTCCACGAGCCGCTCGCCACCGGCATCAAGGCCATCGACTCGATGACCCCGATCGGCCGCGGCCAGCGCCAGCTGATCATCGGCGACCGCGCCACCGGCAAGACCACGGTCGCGATCGACACGATCATCAACCAGAAGCAGAACTGGGAGTCGGGCGACCCGACCAAGCAGGTCCGCTGCATCTACGTCGCCATCGGCCAGAAGGGCTCGACCATCGCCTCCGTGCGTGGTGCCCTCGAGGAGGCCGGCGCGCTGGAGTACACCACCATCGTGGCGGCTCCGGCGTCCGACAGCGCGGGCTTCAAGTACCTCGCCCCCTACACCGGCTCGGCCATCGGCCAGCACTGGATGTACGCCGGCAAGCACGTCCTCATCGTGTTCGACGACCTGACCAAGCAGGCCGAGGCCTACCGCGCCGTGTCGCTGCTGCTGCGCCGCCCGCCGGGCCGCGAGGCGTACCCGGGCGACGTCTTCTACCTGCACTCCCGCCTGCTGGAGCGCTGCGCGAAGCTGTCCGACGAGCTCGGCGCCGGCTCGATGACCGGTCTGCCGATCATCGAGACCAAGGCCAACGACGTCTCGGCGTTCATCCCGACCAACGTCATCTCGATCACCGACGGCCAGATCTTCCTGCAGTCGGACCTGTTCGCGGCCAACCAGCGTCCCGCGATCGACGTCGGCATCTCGGTCTCCCGCGTCGGTGGCGCGGCGATGACCAAGGCGATGAAGGCCGTCACCGGCTCGCTCAAGGTCGACCTCGCGCAGTACCGCGCGATGGAGGCCTTCGCGATGTTCGCCTCCGACCTCGACGCCGCGTCGAAGCAGCAGCTGGCCCGCGGCCAGCGGCTGATGGCGCTGCTCAAGCAGCCGGCCTACTCGCCCTACCCGCTGGCCGACATGACCGTCTCGCTGTGGCTCGGCACCTCCGGTCGCCTCGACGCGGTCGACACCGGTGACGTGCTCCGCTTCGAGCGCGAGTTCCTCGACTACCTGCACCGCTCGCACGACGGCATCCTCGCCGCCATCCGCGAGACCCAGAAGTTCGAGGACGAGGACGGCCTGGCCGCCGCCTACGACTCCTTCCTGAGCCAGTTCGAGACCTCCGACGGCGGCAGCATCAAGGTCGGGCACGAGCCCGAGGCCGAGGCGCTCGCCGACGACGAGCTCGAGCAGGAGCAGATCGTCAAGCAGAAGCGGGGCTGA